In Paenibacillus ihbetae, the following are encoded in one genomic region:
- a CDS encoding pentapeptide repeat-containing protein — protein sequence MSNTEATPLKILKPKLPKQLEPICLSDEGIDDEASFLQFTCKDETLSEITANKVLFDQMTFDSVAFERVSLRHAELTDIVFRQCDLSNVDFSEAILHRVEFRHCKLVGIDLAAATLRNVRFEQCAGDYATFRFANMKAVSFQSTTLIQSDFYHSELSKVEFAECQIDKAQFSGTKLAGIDLSRTDFHNLGVTLEDLQGCIISPAQAILFTRIFGLVVKE from the coding sequence ATGTCCAATACGGAAGCAACCCCCTTAAAGATCCTCAAACCCAAACTCCCGAAGCAGCTTGAGCCAATCTGTCTATCCGATGAAGGGATCGATGACGAAGCATCATTCCTGCAGTTCACCTGCAAAGACGAGACGCTCTCCGAGATCACGGCAAACAAAGTGCTGTTCGATCAAATGACGTTTGATAGTGTGGCCTTCGAACGGGTTTCGCTTCGGCACGCCGAGCTCACCGATATTGTATTTCGGCAATGCGATCTATCCAACGTCGATTTCAGCGAGGCCATCCTTCATCGCGTGGAGTTCCGTCATTGTAAGCTGGTAGGCATCGATCTGGCTGCGGCCACCCTTCGAAACGTCCGGTTCGAGCAGTGCGCAGGCGATTATGCCACCTTTCGGTTTGCCAATATGAAGGCCGTATCCTTTCAGTCGACGACGCTGATCCAATCGGATTTTTATCATTCGGAGCTGTCAAAGGTGGAATTTGCCGAATGCCAAATCGATAAGGCACAGTTCTCCGGGACGAAGCTTGCCGGTATCGATCTGAGCCGGACCGATTTCCATAATTTAGGCGTTACGCTGGAGGACCTGCAGGGCTGTATCATCTCCCCGGCGCAGGCTATTCTGTTTACCCGAATCTTCGGCCTTGTCGTCAAGGAATAG
- a CDS encoding DUF2334 domain-containing protein, which yields MAKALIRLEDISPGGWYETEEQQAKLLVIANELHTQSIPFHLAVIPRYIDPARGIDRSLTDLDDPVSVRFLRLLHKMVRLGASLGVHGYTHQYANATTGDGFEFAYDGCLHDCPPDDAPLAASSRRELTRSYAYRRLSLARKMMEQAGLTAVWFETPHYTASPVQRRILESCCGLMYETSPDAPNLNNAALFSPTEHSLSNGTYYVPTPLYYVAGDNIEGDVRRIRQTVQELPLTELASFFYHPYLEFPYIEPQADGTAQYGPSSPLKRIISAIKSTGRTFVHVTSFMPFIPDFRERSLPWSNGDRIHAMAGRPGSQETRQEAALLIRKLDSATWYRASLTANSLIKIDNGLCSMRPILAGWPENAGGQEMVGDVNGDGIDDIALWYPQLGQCHIALGTAEGGIRPSGVWLCAPDYADWDAYVGDFDGDGRDDLLLWNRASGLVALAFSDLHGFRQPLLQTERIQYDPDPTPALDIGDVNGDGLDDLVLWHPSSGICEVWVNQGGRFIVEGNWYGTDAPLLRGITSFRVTDVDGDGYDDLLLIDRSQGFWYVLYSSGTTFGPEARPFGPWLPGKEAVLLALDFGGSGRASLLAWSPDQSDGILDAAINTLDRDRTT from the coding sequence ATGGCAAAAGCACTGATCCGGCTTGAGGACATCAGCCCCGGCGGATGGTATGAAACGGAAGAACAGCAAGCCAAGCTGCTCGTGATCGCAAACGAGCTTCACACCCAATCCATACCGTTCCATCTTGCCGTCATCCCTCGCTATATTGACCCGGCCCGAGGGATCGACAGGTCGTTGACCGATCTTGACGACCCCGTATCCGTCCGTTTCCTCCGTCTCCTTCATAAAATGGTGCGCCTTGGCGCATCACTCGGAGTACATGGTTATACCCACCAATATGCGAATGCCACCACCGGGGACGGGTTCGAATTCGCCTATGACGGCTGCTTGCACGACTGCCCTCCGGACGATGCCCCGTTGGCCGCCAGCTCACGCCGTGAACTGACCCGATCCTATGCTTACCGGCGTCTGAGCCTTGCCCGGAAAATGATGGAGCAGGCCGGGCTTACCGCCGTCTGGTTCGAAACGCCGCATTATACGGCTTCCCCGGTTCAGCGGCGAATTCTTGAAAGCTGCTGCGGATTAATGTACGAAACCTCGCCCGATGCACCGAACCTGAACAATGCAGCCCTTTTCAGTCCAACAGAGCATAGCTTGAGTAACGGGACTTATTACGTGCCCACCCCGCTCTACTATGTGGCGGGTGACAACATCGAGGGGGATGTCCGGCGGATCCGGCAAACGGTGCAGGAGCTTCCGCTAACCGAGCTGGCTTCATTCTTTTACCATCCCTATCTAGAGTTTCCTTATATAGAACCTCAAGCAGACGGCACCGCTCAATATGGTCCGTCCTCCCCATTAAAAAGAATCATAAGCGCGATCAAGAGCACTGGCCGCACATTTGTCCATGTTACCTCCTTCATGCCCTTTATCCCGGACTTCAGGGAGAGGAGTCTTCCTTGGAGTAACGGCGACCGGATCCATGCGATGGCAGGCCGTCCCGGCTCACAAGAGACCCGCCAAGAAGCGGCATTGCTTATCCGCAAGCTTGATTCCGCCACTTGGTACCGTGCTTCGCTAACCGCCAACAGCTTGATTAAAATCGATAATGGCCTCTGCAGCATGCGGCCCATTCTGGCTGGCTGGCCCGAAAATGCCGGCGGCCAAGAGATGGTCGGGGATGTCAATGGTGACGGCATCGATGATATCGCCCTGTGGTATCCTCAGCTCGGGCAGTGCCATATAGCACTCGGCACGGCTGAAGGCGGCATACGTCCATCTGGTGTGTGGCTATGTGCGCCGGATTATGCGGATTGGGATGCATACGTCGGCGACTTTGACGGAGATGGAAGGGACGATTTGCTGTTATGGAACCGGGCTTCAGGCCTAGTCGCTCTTGCCTTTTCGGACCTGCACGGTTTTAGACAGCCTTTGCTTCAAACGGAGCGGATCCAATATGATCCCGATCCAACCCCGGCACTAGACATCGGCGATGTAAACGGCGACGGGCTGGATGACCTCGTCCTGTGGCATCCATCCAGCGGAATCTGCGAGGTTTGGGTTAACCAAGGCGGCCGCTTCATTGTTGAGGGAAATTGGTATGGAACGGATGCCCCCCTTCTCCGCGGCATTACGTCGTTTCGTGTTACGGATGTGGACGGGGACGGATATGATGACCTTCTGCTCATCGATCGGTCCCAGGGATTTTGGTACGTTCTGTACAGCAGCGGAACAACATTCGGACCGGAGGCTCGGCCGTTCGGGCCATGGCTTCCGGGGAAGGAAGCCGTCCTGCTGGCTCTGGATTTCGGCGGCTCCGGCCGGGCGAGCTTGCTCGCCTGGTCTCCGGATCAGTCTGACGGAATCCTCGATGCAGCGATCAACACTCTGGACCGGGACCGGACAACATAA
- a CDS encoding AraC family transcriptional regulator — translation MFRSTSWRIFVISGIFFAITIIPLSLLLANRFSHFAYSQMGTFNQDRINEMAERVEYILDKLKWYSLTMYEDRTVQNWMYATADNLLQNASAMGVLTKYLSNEPYIETAYLFSFRKHEVIDSKVGLLSFEEFADQPMLKRIKRTPGTFLRYFDHQIGNDTYLALQLPSAPVQKNRDGYLVVLFDKKELQKHLISGDGRADTLLSIVDDRGRLILGERDEHLEETMDSIQPGRKGGSFELSRTGGKAFVNYSRMESPEWTIISVTEMKQFREKAGAFKTVIIACSLLLLAALLLAAYWNSRRFVGPFRRLADQLQRKLGVKGENDYGVIEQGVVMLRDHYPLIKTEYLRQWLLQGRLSDGARAAVARESCLLDYEWLRLAVIKIDSYYEISEQYDFVSRKLLKYAIGNIAEELLGTAERPIEVVDFGTDHLVVLVGTASSLPDPELTQELKELSRQVSRYVKLDVTIAESEARRVHDDLRKVYDDMNELTLFKFVSGDDKIYVEQDFERYADLQSPIDSAVHESLIQTIRSGKEEKVLAMLDEVFTRLKTMKYTECQFQLKLLLFAIVKSFSKVMSIQSVEGIERHLRQFATLTDVHGWLKEEIGRIIRQLSDQKGFNRKEKLVREIIEYVRYHTHDPMLSVDDIADHIALSAKYVRQLFHEHHGMPLSNFILNERLGKVKELLEQTSMQVTEIAEQSGFQTKSHFFTAFKKATGMTPSQYRDSKASERMERTRQIAGNSAN, via the coding sequence ATGTTCAGATCGACATCCTGGCGCATATTTGTGATAAGCGGCATCTTTTTTGCAATTACCATCATACCGCTCTCGTTGTTGCTGGCTAACCGATTTTCTCATTTCGCTTATTCCCAGATGGGGACGTTTAATCAGGACCGCATCAACGAAATGGCGGAGCGGGTCGAGTACATTCTAGACAAGCTGAAATGGTATAGTCTGACCATGTACGAAGACCGTACCGTGCAAAACTGGATGTATGCTACCGCCGACAATCTGCTGCAAAATGCCAGCGCGATGGGGGTGTTGACGAAATATCTATCTAATGAACCTTATATTGAAACCGCTTACTTATTTAGCTTCCGTAAACATGAGGTGATCGACTCCAAAGTCGGATTGCTTTCGTTCGAGGAATTTGCCGATCAGCCGATGCTGAAGCGGATTAAGCGTACGCCAGGGACCTTCCTTCGTTATTTTGATCATCAGATAGGAAACGACACGTATTTGGCGCTTCAGCTTCCTTCGGCTCCTGTGCAGAAAAACCGAGACGGGTATCTTGTCGTCCTGTTTGACAAGAAAGAGCTGCAGAAGCATTTGATTTCAGGCGACGGAAGGGCGGATACACTGCTTTCGATCGTGGATGATCGAGGAAGGTTGATTCTGGGGGAACGGGATGAGCATCTCGAGGAGACCATGGATAGCATCCAGCCGGGACGGAAGGGGGGTTCATTTGAGCTGAGCCGTACGGGAGGGAAAGCATTCGTCAATTATTCGCGGATGGAATCGCCGGAGTGGACCATTATATCTGTCACTGAAATGAAGCAATTCCGCGAAAAGGCCGGGGCGTTCAAAACAGTCATCATCGCTTGCTCGCTCTTACTGCTCGCGGCGCTGCTTCTGGCCGCCTATTGGAATTCGCGCCGTTTCGTCGGGCCATTTCGCCGTTTGGCGGATCAACTGCAGCGGAAGCTTGGCGTGAAGGGGGAGAACGATTACGGTGTCATTGAGCAGGGCGTCGTTATGCTTCGCGATCATTATCCGCTGATCAAGACCGAATATTTGCGGCAATGGCTGCTGCAGGGCAGGCTGAGCGATGGCGCCAGAGCGGCGGTTGCGCGCGAATCGTGCCTGCTTGACTATGAGTGGCTTCGGTTGGCTGTGATCAAGATTGATTCCTATTACGAAATATCCGAGCAGTACGATTTTGTCTCTCGCAAGCTGCTCAAGTATGCAATCGGTAATATCGCAGAGGAGCTGCTCGGCACAGCTGAACGGCCGATCGAGGTGGTCGATTTTGGGACCGACCATCTGGTCGTTCTGGTTGGCACGGCCAGTTCCCTCCCTGATCCCGAGTTGACCCAAGAGCTCAAGGAGCTTAGCCGTCAAGTCAGCCGTTACGTCAAGCTGGACGTGACGATCGCCGAAAGCGAAGCGCGGCGCGTACATGACGATTTACGCAAAGTATACGACGATATGAACGAACTGACATTATTCAAGTTTGTCAGCGGTGATGACAAAATCTACGTCGAACAAGACTTTGAACGGTATGCCGATTTACAGTCGCCGATCGACTCCGCCGTGCATGAAAGCTTGATCCAGACGATTCGCAGCGGCAAAGAGGAGAAGGTGCTGGCCATGCTGGACGAGGTGTTCACGCGCCTTAAGACGATGAAATATACCGAGTGTCAATTCCAACTGAAGCTGCTTCTGTTTGCGATCGTCAAATCGTTCAGCAAAGTGATGTCTATCCAGAGTGTTGAAGGGATTGAGCGCCACTTGAGGCAGTTCGCCACGCTTACTGATGTTCATGGATGGTTGAAGGAAGAAATCGGGCGGATTATCCGGCAGCTTAGCGATCAAAAGGGATTCAATCGCAAGGAAAAGCTGGTGAGGGAAATCATCGAGTACGTCCGCTACCATACCCATGACCCGATGCTGTCGGTAGACGATATCGCTGACCATATCGCTTTGTCGGCCAAATACGTCCGGCAGCTGTTTCACGAACATCATGGCATGCCTCTATCGAATTTCATCTTGAACGAGCGGCTCGGGAAGGTCAAGGAACTGTTGGAGCAGACCAGCATGCAGGTCACCGAAATTGCAGAGCAGTCTGGTTTTCAGACGAAAAGCCACTTTTTCACTGCATTCAAAAAAGCGACCGGTATGACGCCAAGCCAATACCGCGATAGCAAGGCGAGCGAGCGGATGGAGCGGACGCGGCAGATAGCAGGGAACTCTGCGAATTAG
- a CDS encoding ABC transporter permease → MERRRRFGGSFVHELSRNRYLYLLALPGIAFLVVFAYMPMAGHLLAFQDYRLSDGIWGSEWVGFKNFEFFFNGKDWLRVTLNTVFLNALFLVTGLGSAVVLAIFLNEIRNRLFKRITQSFIFLPYFISWLVVSMMTLTLFSTSEGLINRALAALGYEGVDWYLMPSVWPYILTVISAWKIAGYNSIIFLAVITGISSEYYESARIEGASRMQQMLYITLPLMRPTVMILALLGIGRIFYGDFGMIYAIIGDNGILFPTTDVIDTYAFRALRQLGNFSMSAAVVVYQSCMGLVTILIFNAIARKVDADSRLF, encoded by the coding sequence TTGGAGCGACGTAGAAGGTTCGGCGGGTCGTTTGTGCACGAGCTGTCGCGGAACCGGTATTTGTACTTGCTGGCGCTGCCCGGCATTGCGTTTCTGGTCGTATTTGCGTATATGCCCATGGCTGGGCATCTGCTCGCCTTCCAGGATTACCGGCTATCCGATGGAATATGGGGGAGCGAATGGGTCGGATTTAAGAACTTTGAGTTTTTCTTCAATGGGAAAGACTGGCTGCGGGTGACGCTGAATACCGTTTTCCTGAATGCACTGTTTCTCGTAACCGGTCTCGGCAGCGCGGTCGTGCTGGCTATCTTTCTGAATGAAATCCGTAACAGGCTGTTCAAGCGAATCACGCAATCGTTTATTTTTTTACCGTATTTCATTTCTTGGCTTGTCGTCAGCATGATGACGTTGACGCTATTCAGCACATCCGAGGGGCTCATTAACCGCGCGCTTGCCGCCCTTGGCTACGAAGGAGTGGACTGGTATTTGATGCCTAGCGTATGGCCGTATATCTTAACCGTCATTAGCGCCTGGAAGATTGCCGGCTATAATTCCATTATTTTTTTGGCCGTCATTACGGGCATCTCCTCAGAATATTACGAGAGCGCCCGAATAGAAGGCGCCAGCCGGATGCAGCAGATGCTCTACATAACGCTGCCGTTGATGCGGCCGACCGTGATGATATTGGCGCTGCTTGGCATTGGCCGTATTTTCTACGGTGATTTCGGCATGATTTACGCGATCATCGGAGATAACGGCATACTCTTTCCAACGACAGATGTCATCGATACGTATGCGTTTCGTGCGCTGAGGCAGCTGGGGAATTTCAGCATGTCCGCTGCCGTTGTCGTGTACCAGTCCTGCATGGGGCTTGTCACGATTCTGATCTTCAATGCGATCGCGCGCAAGGTGGACGCGGATTCAAGACTATTCTAA
- a CDS encoding carbohydrate ABC transporter permease gives MRERLFLVLMYAVLGAFALFCFIPFWIVFINSFADESLLQTAGYQLLPSKFSLHAYKFLLSGKQVFLSYGITIIVTIAGTALGVLLTAAYAYTLSHRKVKYRHILSFLTFLTMLFGAGLVGFYMLIANWLHLKDSVWALILPYLLNPFYAFILVSYYRTLPYELNEAATVDGANDLYIFFRIIWPIALPVIATVSLFYALQYWNDWYLSLLFIDNHKMLPLQMMIRQLMSNLNVMAYVSGSQTQYNVVVPTYGMQLAIVCVTIGPIVFVYPFIQRFFIKGLTLGSVKG, from the coding sequence GTGAGAGAACGGTTGTTTCTTGTTTTGATGTACGCGGTGCTGGGCGCTTTTGCGCTGTTTTGCTTCATTCCGTTCTGGATTGTGTTCATCAACTCGTTCGCCGATGAATCGCTTCTGCAGACGGCGGGGTACCAGTTGCTGCCGAGCAAATTCAGCCTCCATGCGTACAAATTTTTGCTTTCCGGCAAGCAGGTGTTTCTAAGCTACGGCATTACGATTATCGTGACGATCGCCGGCACGGCGCTGGGCGTACTCTTGACAGCTGCCTATGCGTACACGCTAAGCCACCGGAAAGTGAAGTACCGCCATATTTTATCGTTTTTAACCTTTCTGACGATGTTATTCGGCGCAGGACTTGTCGGCTTTTACATGCTGATCGCCAACTGGCTGCATCTGAAAGACTCGGTTTGGGCGCTCATTTTGCCCTATCTGCTTAATCCGTTCTATGCCTTCATTCTTGTCTCTTACTACCGGACGCTGCCGTATGAATTGAATGAAGCTGCGACTGTGGACGGCGCCAATGATCTCTATATTTTCTTTCGCATCATCTGGCCGATTGCGCTGCCTGTTATTGCCACGGTGAGCCTGTTTTACGCGCTGCAATATTGGAACGACTGGTACTTGTCATTGCTGTTTATCGACAATCACAAAATGCTGCCGCTGCAGATGATGATCCGCCAGCTTATGTCCAATTTGAATGTTATGGCTTACGTGAGCGGGAGTCAGACGCAGTACAACGTCGTCGTGCCGACCTATGGCATGCAGCTGGCGATCGTCTGCGTTACCATCGGCCCGATCGTGTTCGTCTATCCTTTCATCCAGCGCTTCTTTATTAAAGGTTTGACGCTTGGTTCGGTAAAAGGGTAG
- a CDS encoding extracellular solute-binding protein gives MKKLLPIVLVLLIALIAIAGCSGKNEGEGKTPGPSGQTGDSASGDAKLEEVTLKIMIPGDRPSDMDLVIAEAEKRMKDTINVKLDVVFVPWSDLAQKTQVTLASGENIDLIFDAPWLHINQMIANGFYEPLDDLLAQYGQTVLEKRPKQMWDYNKYGGKIMAVPLGVSYMSGNSYMVRKDIREKLGVPPIKTYEDLIAFAYKVKEQEKGIIPMTAGSGTYTFVAHHALNDYETHVRPTHALGNSLMLYYKNNDGKVYNLLEDREPIETWLANTHKWFKDGLIFKDILTTKDFHQPISAGKVAIVTNGAFGIGDSLKNTLKNNVPDSELETVTFFNPEKGANITDFKQWNFLAVPKVSKNKERAIMFLNWANEKENYDLLSYGIEGKHWEAVGDDKMKTLDTAGYSAFGYVWLWNPVDERSDVKGENEELNAVLKDADMFTTDILAGFEFDSTPVQNEVSQYNTVDGQYYTALFNGVIDPDETLKKFEAEAGPALKKIQQELQKQIDEFLAAKAK, from the coding sequence ATGAAAAAGCTATTGCCCATCGTGCTCGTGTTGTTGATCGCGCTCATCGCGATTGCAGGTTGTTCGGGCAAGAACGAAGGGGAAGGGAAGACGCCCGGACCGTCGGGTCAAACCGGAGACAGCGCCAGCGGTGACGCCAAACTTGAAGAGGTGACGCTGAAAATCATGATTCCCGGCGATCGGCCGTCGGATATGGATTTGGTCATCGCCGAAGCAGAGAAGCGAATGAAGGATACGATCAACGTCAAACTCGACGTCGTCTTCGTACCCTGGTCCGATCTGGCGCAAAAGACACAGGTGACGCTTGCTTCCGGCGAAAACATCGATCTCATCTTCGATGCGCCATGGCTGCATATCAACCAAATGATCGCTAACGGATTCTATGAGCCACTGGACGACCTGTTGGCCCAGTACGGCCAAACGGTGCTCGAGAAACGGCCGAAGCAAATGTGGGATTACAACAAGTACGGCGGCAAAATTATGGCCGTTCCGCTCGGCGTCAGCTACATGTCCGGCAATTCCTACATGGTGCGCAAAGATATTCGCGAGAAGCTCGGCGTACCGCCGATTAAAACCTATGAAGATTTGATCGCTTTCGCCTACAAGGTGAAAGAGCAGGAGAAAGGCATCATCCCGATGACCGCAGGCTCCGGCACTTATACATTTGTCGCTCACCATGCGCTGAACGATTACGAAACCCATGTCAGACCGACCCACGCCCTGGGCAACAGCCTGATGCTCTATTACAAGAACAATGACGGCAAAGTTTACAATTTGCTGGAGGATCGGGAGCCGATCGAAACTTGGCTGGCGAACACGCACAAATGGTTTAAAGACGGACTGATCTTCAAGGACATTTTGACGACAAAAGATTTTCATCAGCCGATCTCGGCAGGCAAAGTGGCAATCGTCACGAACGGCGCGTTCGGCATCGGCGATTCCCTCAAGAACACGTTAAAGAACAATGTGCCGGACAGCGAGCTGGAGACGGTCACCTTCTTTAATCCGGAGAAGGGCGCGAACATCACCGACTTCAAACAGTGGAACTTTCTGGCCGTTCCGAAGGTAAGCAAGAATAAGGAGCGGGCGATTATGTTCCTGAACTGGGCGAATGAGAAGGAGAACTACGACCTGCTTTCTTACGGAATCGAAGGGAAGCATTGGGAAGCGGTAGGCGACGACAAAATGAAAACCCTGGATACAGCTGGCTACTCTGCATTCGGCTACGTTTGGCTGTGGAATCCCGTCGATGAGCGCAGTGATGTGAAGGGCGAGAATGAGGAGTTGAACGCTGTGCTTAAGGATGCCGACATGTTCACGACCGATATTTTGGCCGGCTTCGAATTTGACAGTACCCCGGTGCAAAACGAGGTCAGCCAGTACAATACAGTCGATGGGCAATACTACACGGCGCTGTTCAACGGGGTTATCGATCCGGATGAGACATTGAAGAAATTTGAAGCGGAAGCCGGCCCTGCCCTCAAAAAAATTCAGCAGGAACTGCAAAAGCAGATTGATGAGTTCCTGGCGGCAAAGGCGAAGTAG
- a CDS encoding DUF4855 domain-containing protein: MNLNKKWLSGLMAAVLLLTPLSAVQAKSLVPDVTVLQAAGADQMEAGNDSGNPQVDLDQLTDAGEPAAEQAPQAKDENQAAASSAVQETQFRNLAADLPYEWSEAPEASHPDDGYKLTDGKYGALDMNDPAWVGHLRGKAREVVFDLGEEKSIGKITANFFQDFPTNSILVPLSVSMYVSDDKENWGLLSHNATQLLWGEGPPRHETFEWDGSRDGIKDGNTDGKLAYARYVKVTFYMHPTQWEYIDEIEIMGMDGKVDGAVKVPAEQPRFLEPGEATAGIRNLNLLYNGQYANGLGDWKKERIIPNISYVNKDGEPVDWLYDGVLYLGIASPAGRDFGQGQTNLDDWKWYLDKTFAATGDMQQLNEAAKEVGAKLKQPDHQVKVVLMIPNPGESLTDFGDIDGSGSLNFNDAVVGKEKASENRGKAVQWWLDQTRQRWQAANYSNLELVGMYWMPEQIDISESGPDIARMVSDKVHAMNMKVFWIPHSYAYKMFMWKDVGFDAAALQPNYFFGGMDSDRLDDATDTAKRYGMGNEVEFDDGMLTDPVLRQRFVEYLDSGVRSGLMQNGFRAHYQGNNAVYNLGVSKDPSLRLMYDWLYQYLNGAYAIDSSPAPETMAEVVQRYVASNEIKPAFGNDLTYRLQTIKLLLDDNKPKQAVTYMQDFLAHIHDPAVQAQGLISVPAATVLDSYAQVLIQTWSDGGGLSNLVLGQSYTISQQPNSNYPDSGNELTDGRFGGTDYRTEQWQAHAGSDYPDERSRTITFDLGSNKSIGAIRAHFLQDKGPGIYFPQNVAFSVSSDGESWSTLATVSPPPAQDAASAEFVGWSGITDGVPGKAGSDKVYARYVKVEFPVNVWVFLDEIEVLGVDGHAGGGTTIDGARAVVDADAKKLTIDGLVVNGGQSQVNLKILDSKGKVRYEGQTTSTETGSFEFMIKLTGNLKGTCDAYLSMDGMSDPVKISFEYNKKE; encoded by the coding sequence ATGAATTTGAATAAAAAATGGTTATCCGGTTTAATGGCAGCCGTATTACTACTGACTCCGCTCTCTGCGGTTCAGGCGAAATCGCTTGTTCCGGATGTGACTGTCCTGCAGGCGGCAGGTGCAGACCAGATGGAAGCAGGGAATGATTCAGGTAATCCACAGGTCGATCTAGATCAACTGACGGATGCTGGTGAACCGGCAGCGGAACAGGCACCACAAGCAAAAGACGAAAATCAAGCGGCAGCATCTTCGGCTGTGCAGGAGACGCAATTTCGCAATCTCGCGGCAGATCTTCCGTACGAATGGTCTGAAGCTCCGGAAGCTTCGCATCCCGATGACGGATACAAGCTTACGGACGGAAAATACGGCGCATTGGATATGAACGACCCGGCATGGGTAGGACATCTGCGCGGAAAGGCTCGCGAAGTTGTGTTCGATCTCGGTGAGGAAAAGTCAATTGGAAAGATCACGGCTAATTTCTTTCAAGATTTTCCTACGAATTCGATTCTCGTGCCGCTGTCGGTATCGATGTATGTCTCCGACGATAAGGAAAATTGGGGGCTGCTTTCCCATAACGCTACGCAGCTTCTGTGGGGAGAAGGACCGCCCAGACACGAGACCTTTGAATGGGATGGCAGCCGGGATGGAATCAAAGACGGGAATACGGATGGCAAGCTGGCTTATGCCCGTTATGTGAAGGTGACCTTTTATATGCATCCTACACAGTGGGAATACATTGATGAAATCGAAATTATGGGTATGGACGGCAAGGTTGACGGTGCGGTAAAGGTTCCTGCCGAGCAGCCTCGTTTTTTGGAGCCGGGGGAAGCTACGGCCGGGATCCGGAATCTGAATCTGCTGTATAACGGACAATACGCGAATGGTTTGGGCGATTGGAAGAAGGAACGGATTATCCCTAATATCAGCTATGTAAATAAAGACGGCGAGCCGGTCGATTGGCTTTATGACGGCGTTCTATATCTCGGGATTGCTTCGCCTGCCGGTCGCGATTTCGGTCAGGGACAAACGAACCTGGACGATTGGAAATGGTATTTGGATAAAACATTTGCAGCCACGGGCGATATGCAGCAGTTGAATGAGGCTGCCAAGGAAGTTGGGGCCAAGCTGAAACAGCCCGATCATCAAGTCAAGGTTGTGTTAATGATTCCGAATCCAGGGGAATCCTTAACCGATTTTGGCGACATTGACGGTAGCGGTTCCTTAAATTTCAACGACGCCGTCGTAGGCAAAGAAAAAGCGTCTGAAAACAGAGGAAAAGCGGTGCAGTGGTGGCTGGACCAGACCCGGCAAAGATGGCAGGCTGCCAACTACTCGAATCTTGAGCTTGTCGGCATGTACTGGATGCCGGAACAAATCGATATATCCGAATCGGGACCAGACATAGCTCGCATGGTGTCGGATAAAGTGCACGCCATGAACATGAAGGTTTTCTGGATTCCACACTCATATGCTTACAAAATGTTTATGTGGAAAGACGTAGGGTTCGATGCCGCGGCGCTTCAGCCTAACTATTTCTTTGGCGGAATGGATTCCGACCGTCTGGACGATGCTACGGATACGGCAAAGCGATACGGAATGGGGAACGAAGTTGAATTTGATGACGGAATGCTGACAGATCCCGTACTTCGTCAGCGTTTTGTCGAATACTTGGACAGCGGCGTCAGATCCGGTCTGATGCAAAATGGCTTCAGAGCTCACTATCAAGGCAATAATGCAGTATACAACTTAGGGGTAAGCAAGGATCCAAGTTTGCGTTTAATGTATGACTGGCTGTACCAGTATTTGAACGGAGCGTACGCCATCGATAGCAGCCCGGCGCCGGAGACGATGGCGGAGGTTGTACAGCGTTATGTCGCATCGAACGAAATCAAGCCGGCTTTTGGTAATGATTTGACGTATCGATTGCAGACCATCAAACTTCTTCTGGACGATAACAAGCCGAAGCAAGCCGTGACGTATATGCAGGATTTTCTCGCGCACATTCACGACCCGGCCGTCCAAGCGCAAGGGTTGATTTCGGTCCCGGCCGCAACGGTGCTTGATTCCTACGCCCAAGTTCTCATTCAAACCTGGTCTGACGGAGGGGGACTCAGCAATCTGGTTCTTGGCCAAAGCTATACAATTTCACAGCAGCCTAACAGCAACTATCCCGATTCCGGGAACGAACTTACGGACGGCCGATTCGGCGGGACGGATTACCGCACCGAGCAGTGGCAGGCCCATGCGGGAAGCGATTACCCTGACGAACGAAGCCGCACCATCACATTTGATTTGGGCAGCAACAAATCGATCGGGGCAATTAGAGCCCATTTTCTTCAGGATAAAGGGCCTGGCATCTATTTTCCTCAGAACGTCGCTTTTTCCGTTTCATCTGACGGCGAATCCTGGAGCACGCTGGCAACCGTTTCTCCGCCACCGGCACAGGATGCTGCCTCGGCCGAGTTCGTGGGTTGGAGCGGAATAACAGATGGCGTGCCGGGGAAAGCGGGATCCGATAAAGTATACGCCCGCTATGTCAAAGTCGAATTCCCGGTCAACGTCTGGGTCTTCCTGGATGAAATCGAAGTTCTCGGCGTTGACGGCCATGCCGGGGGTGGCACTACAATTGACGGCGCAAGAGCCGTGGTGGATGCCGATGCGAAGAAATTGACGATTGACGGGCTGGTCGTGAACGGCGGCCAGTCCCAAGTGAATTTGAAAATACTCGATTCGAAAGGGAAGGTTCGCTACGAAGGCCAGACGACCAGTACGGAAACGGGAAGTTTCGAATTCATGATTAAGCTTACTGGCAATTTGAAGGGAACTTGCGACGCCTATCTGTCTATGGATGGAATGTCGGATCCCGTTAAGATTTCATTCGAATACAATAAAAAGGAATGA